Proteins encoded within one genomic window of Eriocheir sinensis breed Jianghai 21 unplaced genomic scaffold, ASM2467909v1 Scaffold662, whole genome shotgun sequence:
- the LOC126993737 gene encoding mucin-20-like isoform X1 has product MTIYTTTAQMAVTSRKASVSTDQSSLVIISKAAHASSASSVMAATNSADGHGSSASTDQSSRVIASKAAHESSASTIAAEVTKSGAAHESSASTDQSSRVIASKAAHESSASTIAAEVTKSGAAHETSASTDQSSRVVTSKAAHESSASTIAAEVIKSGAAHETSASTDQSSWVVTSKAAHASASIIAAEVTKSGAAHETSASTDQSSWVVTSKAAHASASSVLATPSVAARGAGLTARTGSPHRLPLHRRLVKTGPSSQKREKWRPLMLSSSQASGMEEVKTGFLSEAHCTLTAALPSFLHSFAKGTRSSPSAWQP; this is encoded by the exons atgacaatttacacaacgacagcacagatggccgtgacgtccaggaaggcatcagtctctacggaccagtcatcactggtcatcatctcgaaggctgcccatgcatcatcagcctcttcggtgatggcggccaccaattcggcggatgggcatggatcatcagcctccacggaccagtcatcacgggtcattgcttcaaaggctgcccatgaatcatcagcctcgaccatagcagcggaagtCACCAAGTCTggagctgcccatgaatcatcagcctccacggaccagtcatcacgggtcattgcttcaaaggctgcccatgaatcatcagcctcgaccatagcagcggaggtcaccaagtctggggctgcccatgaaacatcagcctccacggaccagtcatcacgggttgtcacttcaaaggctgcccatgaatcatcagcctcgaccatagcagcggag gtcatcaagtctggggctgcccatgaaacatcagcctccacggaccagtcatcatgggttgtcacttcaaaggctgcccatgcatcagcctcgatcatagcagcggaggtcaccaagtctggggctgcccatgaaacatcagcctccacggaccagtcatcatgggtcgtcacttcaaaggctgcccatgcatcagcctcatcggtcctggccactccgtcagtggccgcacgcggtgcagggctcaccgcccggacgggctcgccacaccgcctcccgttgcaccggaggctggtgaagacgggcccgtcgtcacagaagagagagaagtggaggccgctgatgttgtccagcagccaggccagcggcatggaagaggtgaagactggcttcctaagcgaggcacattgcaccctgacggccgcgttgccgtctttcttgcacagcttcgccaagggcacacgcagctcaccctcggcgtggcagccttga
- the LOC126993737 gene encoding mucin-20-like isoform X2: MTIYTTTAQMAVTSRKASVSTDQSSLVIISKAAHASSASSVMAATNSADGHGSSASTDQSSRVIASKAAHESSASTIAAEVTKSGAAHESSASTDQSSRVIASKAAHESSASTIAAEVTKSGAAHETSASTDQSSRVVTSKAAHESSASTIAAEVTKSGAAHETSASTDQSSWVVTSKAAHASASSVLATPSVAARGAGLTARTGSPHRLPLHRRLVKTGPSSQKREKWRPLMLSSSQASGMEEVKTGFLSEAHCTLTAALPSFLHSFAKGTRSSPSAWQP, encoded by the exons atgacaatttacacaacgacagcacagatggccgtgacgtccaggaaggcatcagtctctacggaccagtcatcactggtcatcatctcgaaggctgcccatgcatcatcagcctcttcggtgatggcggccaccaattcggcggatgggcatggatcatcagcctccacggaccagtcatcacgggtcattgcttcaaaggctgcccatgaatcatcagcctcgaccatagcagcggaagtCACCAAGTCTggagctgcccatgaatcatcagcctccacggaccagtcatcacgggtcattgcttcaaaggctgcccatgaatcatcagcctcgaccatagcagcggaggtcaccaagtctggggctgcccatgaaacatcagcctccacggaccagtcatcacgggttgtcacttcaaaggctgcccatgaatcatcagcctcgaccatagcagcggag gtcaccaagtctggggctgcccatgaaacatcagcctccacggaccagtcatcatgggtcgtcacttcaaaggctgcccatgcatcagcctcatcggtcctggccactccgtcagtggccgcacgcggtgcagggctcaccgcccggacgggctcgccacaccgcctcccgttgcaccggaggctggtgaagacgggcccgtcgtcacagaagagagagaagtggaggccgctgatgttgtccagcagccaggccagcggcatggaagaggtgaagactggcttcctaagcgaggcacattgcaccctgacggccgcgttgccgtctttcttgcacagcttcgccaagggcacacgcagctcaccctcggcgtggcagccttga
- the LOC126993737 gene encoding mucin-20-like isoform X3 — protein sequence MTIYTTTAQMAVTSRKASVSTDQSSLVIISKAAHASSASSVMAATNSADGHGSSASTDQSSRVIASKAAHESSASTIAAEVTKSGAAHETSASTDQSSRVVTSKAAHESSASTIAAEVIKSGAAHETSASTDQSSWVVTSKAAHASASIIAAEVTKSGAAHETSASTDQSSWVVTSKAAHASASSVLATPSVAARGAGLTARTGSPHRLPLHRRLVKTGPSSQKREKWRPLMLSSSQASGMEEVKTGFLSEAHCTLTAALPSFLHSFAKGTRSSPSAWQP from the exons atgacaatttacacaacgacagcacagatggccgtgacgtccaggaaggcatcagtctctacggaccagtcatcactggtcatcatctcgaaggctgcccatgcatcatcagcctcttcggtgatggcggccaccaattcggcggatgggcatggatcatcagcctccacggaccagtcatcacgggtcattgcttcaaaggctgcccatgaatcatcagcctcgaccatagcagcggaa gtcaccaagtctggggctgcccatgaaacatcagcctccacggaccagtcatcacgggttgtcacttcaaaggctgcccatgaatcatcagcctcgaccatagcagcggag gtcatcaagtctggggctgcccatgaaacatcagcctccacggaccagtcatcatgggttgtcacttcaaaggctgcccatgcatcagcctcgatcatagcagcggaggtcaccaagtctggggctgcccatgaaacatcagcctccacggaccagtcatcatgggtcgtcacttcaaaggctgcccatgcatcagcctcatcggtcctggccactccgtcagtggccgcacgcggtgcagggctcaccgcccggacgggctcgccacaccgcctcccgttgcaccggaggctggtgaagacgggcccgtcgtcacagaagagagagaagtggaggccgctgatgttgtccagcagccaggccagcggcatggaagaggtgaagactggcttcctaagcgaggcacattgcaccctgacggccgcgttgccgtctttcttgcacagcttcgccaagggcacacgcagctcaccctcggcgtggcagccttga